One window from the genome of Spirosoma rhododendri encodes:
- a CDS encoding TonB-dependent receptor, translating to MKATFTTICYTFFLLLVTTVMTLAQTGGSISGVVKTSDGSPASFVNVGLKEARKGTVTAEDGSFTLKNIAPGSYTLRITFVGLQPQDQSVTVSAGRTTTANFSLVESASQLDEVEVTGSNKVVSVGKAGLAPLDLPQMTGIVSNVVIENQQISRLGDAIRNVSGVALTQQRGGVAETFTARGYSIGIAGGAGSIFKNGVISNTNGFPEASTLESVEVLKGASSLLYGNVSGGMIINLVTKKPRFDFGGEVQMRVGSFGLYKPIVDIYGPIAKNLAFRVVGTYERSNSYRDVVKTDRVYVNPSLQYNLGSKTTILLQGDYLKSNLTPDFGVGSLNLNQDAVIPDVPRSRFINVAWAYNNLDQKSGSVTVNHSFNDNWKLTAIGAAQQTNVTAFGTGVPNNNIAANGDWNRTLSRTLTTENNATGQVNLTGRFNTGKIAHQVLVGADLVAVTNISNSFTITNNGTTVTTYDKFNILNPSLYPEQTYIPNADVVARTTAPSLRNGVYIQDLIALSDKFKVLAGVRWSSQKTLQTTILNQMTGVETRGPAVDKTDAAFSPKFALIYQPTRTTSTYVSYANNFNINTGVDIYGATLSPSIVDQYELGIKNDLFGGRVSANASVYRIQNSNLALTALTKADGSPNTDTNVKEFTGQTTSDGFEVDINASLSKNFYFITGYAYNYIRYTKTAQTTGAFIEGERLTNSPAHTANATIFYTFDLPKLRGLKLGASAFYTGARNGGNNNTYGQTPAFSRLIPLTGFTTIDLTAGYGYRAVSLLVKLSNITNELNYLIHDRYSIMPIPPRQLTATLGYKF from the coding sequence ATGAAAGCAACGTTTACAACCATTTGCTATACATTTTTCCTGCTGCTTGTTACGACCGTGATGACACTGGCACAAACAGGCGGAAGCATTAGCGGTGTCGTTAAAACCAGTGATGGTTCGCCCGCGTCCTTCGTCAATGTCGGTTTGAAAGAAGCGCGTAAAGGTACTGTTACGGCCGAAGACGGTTCGTTCACCCTGAAAAACATCGCCCCGGGTTCGTACACGCTTCGCATTACGTTCGTTGGCCTTCAACCGCAGGATCAGTCGGTTACGGTATCGGCTGGTCGCACGACAACCGCCAATTTTTCACTGGTTGAAAGTGCATCGCAGCTTGACGAAGTCGAAGTTACCGGCTCTAATAAAGTCGTTTCGGTGGGTAAGGCCGGACTGGCACCGCTCGATCTGCCCCAAATGACGGGTATTGTCAGTAACGTCGTTATCGAAAATCAGCAGATTTCCCGGCTCGGCGATGCCATCCGCAACGTGTCGGGCGTGGCCCTGACGCAGCAGCGGGGCGGGGTAGCCGAAACGTTTACGGCCCGTGGCTACAGCATCGGTATTGCAGGGGGCGCAGGCAGCATCTTCAAAAACGGCGTCATTTCCAACACCAACGGGTTCCCCGAAGCCAGTACGCTCGAATCGGTCGAGGTATTGAAAGGCGCATCGTCATTGCTGTACGGCAACGTGTCGGGCGGTATGATTATCAACCTCGTTACCAAAAAGCCCCGCTTTGATTTCGGGGGCGAAGTGCAGATGCGCGTCGGTAGTTTCGGTCTGTACAAACCCATCGTCGACATCTACGGACCCATCGCTAAAAACCTCGCGTTCCGGGTCGTTGGCACCTACGAGAGGTCGAACAGCTACCGCGACGTCGTGAAAACCGACCGCGTGTATGTCAACCCGTCACTGCAATACAACCTGGGCAGTAAAACCACGATTCTGCTTCAGGGCGACTACCTGAAGTCGAACCTGACGCCGGATTTTGGCGTAGGATCGCTGAACCTGAATCAGGACGCCGTCATTCCCGACGTACCCCGGTCCCGCTTCATCAACGTAGCCTGGGCGTACAACAACCTCGACCAGAAATCGGGGTCGGTAACGGTCAACCATTCGTTCAACGACAACTGGAAACTGACGGCTATCGGTGCAGCACAGCAGACCAACGTAACTGCTTTCGGTACGGGTGTTCCTAACAACAACATCGCGGCCAATGGCGACTGGAACCGCACGCTGAGCCGGACACTGACAACCGAAAATAATGCAACGGGGCAGGTGAACCTGACCGGCCGGTTCAACACGGGTAAAATCGCGCACCAGGTGCTGGTCGGTGCCGATCTGGTAGCCGTAACGAACATCAGCAACTCGTTTACGATCACCAACAACGGAACGACGGTGACGACCTACGACAAGTTCAACATCCTGAATCCAAGCCTGTATCCTGAACAAACGTACATTCCGAATGCTGACGTAGTAGCCCGAACAACGGCCCCGTCGCTGCGGAACGGTGTGTACATCCAGGATTTGATTGCCCTGAGCGACAAGTTTAAAGTACTGGCCGGTGTGCGGTGGTCGTCGCAGAAAACGTTGCAGACCACGATTCTAAACCAGATGACCGGCGTTGAAACGCGCGGCCCGGCCGTCGACAAGACCGATGCGGCTTTCTCGCCAAAATTCGCGCTGATCTACCAGCCGACCCGCACCACCTCGACCTATGTCAGCTACGCCAACAATTTCAACATCAACACGGGCGTCGACATCTACGGCGCTACGCTGAGTCCGTCGATTGTTGATCAGTACGAGTTGGGCATAAAGAACGACCTGTTCGGGGGTCGCGTGTCGGCCAACGCCAGCGTTTACCGCATCCAGAACAGCAACCTCGCCCTGACCGCCCTGACCAAAGCCGACGGTTCGCCCAACACCGACACCAACGTGAAGGAGTTCACCGGTCAGACAACGAGCGACGGGTTTGAAGTCGATATCAACGCCAGCCTGTCGAAGAATTTCTACTTTATCACGGGCTACGCCTACAACTACATCCGCTACACCAAAACGGCGCAAACAACGGGTGCTTTCATTGAGGGTGAGCGCCTGACCAACAGCCCTGCACACACGGCCAACGCTACGATCTTTTACACCTTCGACCTGCCTAAACTGCGCGGTCTGAAGCTGGGTGCGTCGGCCTTCTACACAGGTGCCCGCAACGGCGGCAACAACAACACCTACGGACAGACACCCGCTTTCAGCCGCCTGATTCCGCTTACGGGCTTTACAACCATCGACCTGACGGCGGGCTACGGCTACCGGGCGGTGTCGCTGCTGGTGAAGCTGTCGAACATTACCAACGAACTGAACTACCTGATCCACGACCGCTACAGCATCATGCCAATTCCACCCCGGCAACTGACAGCTACACTGGGATACAAGTTCTAG
- a CDS encoding AAA family ATPase has product MKRVLILIGLSGSGKSTLARQFCRDKPDYLRVNRDDLRRSLLSVSLSEYNQTWPEHQRDRVERMVNELQTTTILKGLKQGWNLLIDNTNLRPSYLSQFRKLLLSQSDPVEVTYQLVDTPVEECIRRDKYRDDSVGEDVIRRQAQQLAALKKSVDFKPELLSPADWSEAITPAEVAETPTDYQAEAYRQWKLMNEK; this is encoded by the coding sequence ATGAAACGAGTACTTATTTTGATTGGGCTGAGCGGCAGCGGCAAATCGACGCTGGCCCGGCAATTTTGCCGCGACAAGCCCGACTATCTGCGCGTCAACCGCGACGATCTCCGGCGTAGTTTGCTATCGGTATCGCTGAGCGAATACAATCAGACGTGGCCGGAGCATCAGCGCGACCGGGTCGAGCGGATGGTCAATGAGTTGCAGACGACAACGATTTTAAAGGGATTGAAGCAGGGCTGGAACCTGCTGATCGACAATACCAACCTGCGGCCGTCGTACCTGAGTCAGTTTCGGAAACTGTTACTGAGTCAGTCGGATCCGGTGGAAGTGACGTACCAACTGGTTGATACGCCGGTGGAAGAGTGTATCCGGCGCGACAAGTACCGCGATGATTCAGTAGGAGAGGACGTGATACGACGGCAGGCGCAACAACTAGCCGCGCTGAAAAAAAGCGTCGACTTCAAGCCTGAACTACTCAGCCCCGCCGACTGGAGCGAAGCGATCACGCCCGCCGAAGTAGCCGAAACACCAACCGATTATCAGGCCGAAGCGTACCGGCAGTGGAAACTTATGAATGAGAAGTAG
- a CDS encoding phosphocholine-specific phospholipase C gives MDTRRDFLKKAALLAGSAGFTDGLPASIQRALAIAPKPGTTYLDAEHVVVLMQENRSFDHCYGMLRGVRGFNDPRAITLPDNKPVWLQTNRAGQTYAPFRLNLRDTKATWMSSLPHSWTNQVDARNGGKYDKWLDAKPSGNPAYAQMPLTMGYYDRNDIPFYYALADAFTICDQNFCSSLTGTTPNRLFFWTGTVRENADALARVRNEDLDYDKPADWKTFPERLEDNGISWRIYQNEISLPSGLNGDEDAWLSNFTDNPLEWFSQYNVRASASYQRYRLHLLDTLPGEISALEKQLAELPTDSSEQGKLTRTLAQKQQWLTTLTNEKPVSVEQLSARERALHEKAFTTNTGDPDYRSLTKHTYQDGDTQREVLIPKGDVLHQFRSDVQSGTLPTVSWVVAPENFSDHPGAPWYGAWYLSEMIDILTKNPEVWQKTIFILAYDENDGYFDHIPPFVAPHPDRPETGKTTDGLDTKAEHVSPAQEHRRTVKNPQHDARDGAIGLGYRVPLVIASPWSRGGYVNSEVFDHTSVLQFLEGFIGKKYGKDVRETNISPWRRTVCGDLTSVFRPYNGEPIALPTFVPKDPFFESVHKAKFKQVPSNFHPLSADEIRTAGQPSESGSVLPRQEPGTRPACPLPYELSANGRLNQQTNTFDISLSAGNERFGKRAAGAPFMLYNMADHSVRDYALTPGTHLFDSLPLAADGTYAFRVYGPNGFFRDFTGNSLALMPTISVALAPKSATPELQIRLTNPNPTQPLLIELSDESYRTEKQQVTLAGGRSALIRWPLSDSRGWYDFSIRPSGPGTNATGHRFAGRVETGAETISDPAMG, from the coding sequence ATGGACACCAGGCGAGATTTTCTCAAGAAAGCGGCTTTGCTGGCCGGTAGTGCAGGCTTCACCGACGGTCTGCCCGCATCTATTCAGCGGGCGCTAGCCATTGCACCGAAGCCCGGTACCACCTATCTCGACGCTGAACACGTGGTGGTGCTGATGCAGGAAAACCGCTCGTTCGACCACTGTTACGGTATGCTGCGGGGCGTTCGAGGCTTCAACGATCCACGGGCCATCACGCTGCCCGACAACAAACCCGTCTGGCTGCAAACCAACCGGGCCGGACAAACCTATGCGCCCTTTCGGCTCAATCTACGCGACACAAAAGCCACCTGGATGAGTTCGCTCCCGCACTCGTGGACTAACCAAGTCGATGCGCGCAACGGGGGCAAATACGACAAGTGGCTCGATGCCAAACCATCCGGCAATCCGGCCTACGCGCAGATGCCGCTGACGATGGGCTACTACGACCGCAACGACATTCCGTTCTATTACGCGCTGGCCGACGCCTTTACCATCTGCGACCAGAATTTCTGCTCATCGCTGACCGGTACTACACCCAACCGCTTGTTTTTCTGGACGGGTACGGTGCGCGAAAACGCCGATGCACTGGCCCGCGTCCGCAACGAAGACCTCGACTACGACAAGCCCGCCGACTGGAAAACCTTTCCCGAACGGCTCGAAGACAACGGCATCTCGTGGCGCATCTATCAGAACGAAATCAGCCTGCCCAGCGGCCTGAACGGTGACGAAGATGCGTGGCTGAGCAACTTCACAGACAACCCGCTCGAATGGTTTTCGCAGTACAACGTCCGGGCATCGGCCAGCTACCAACGCTACCGCCTGCACCTGCTCGACACGTTGCCGGGCGAAATCAGCGCGCTCGAAAAACAACTGGCGGAGTTACCCACAGACAGTTCTGAACAGGGCAAACTAACCCGTACGTTGGCGCAGAAACAACAGTGGCTGACGACGCTGACGAACGAAAAACCGGTATCAGTCGAGCAGCTATCGGCTCGGGAACGGGCGTTGCATGAGAAAGCATTCACGACCAACACTGGCGACCCCGACTACCGTAGCCTGACCAAACACACGTATCAGGACGGCGACACCCAGCGGGAGGTATTGATTCCGAAGGGCGATGTGCTGCATCAGTTCCGCAGCGACGTGCAGTCGGGTACGCTGCCGACGGTTTCATGGGTGGTGGCCCCGGAAAACTTCTCCGATCATCCCGGTGCGCCCTGGTACGGTGCGTGGTATTTGTCGGAGATGATCGACATCCTGACGAAGAACCCGGAGGTCTGGCAGAAGACGATTTTCATTCTGGCTTACGACGAAAACGACGGTTATTTCGACCACATCCCGCCCTTCGTAGCGCCCCACCCCGACCGACCCGAAACCGGCAAAACCACCGACGGACTCGATACGAAAGCCGAACACGTCAGTCCGGCGCAGGAGCACCGCCGGACCGTAAAAAATCCCCAACACGACGCCCGCGACGGGGCTATCGGCCTGGGCTACCGCGTGCCGCTCGTGATTGCATCGCCCTGGAGCCGGGGTGGCTACGTCAATTCTGAGGTGTTCGACCACACGTCGGTGCTGCAATTTCTGGAAGGCTTTATCGGGAAGAAATACGGAAAGGACGTTCGCGAAACGAACATCAGCCCCTGGCGACGCACCGTCTGTGGCGACCTGACATCGGTCTTCCGCCCTTACAACGGCGAACCCATCGCCCTACCGACGTTCGTACCGAAAGACCCGTTTTTCGAGAGCGTTCACAAGGCCAAATTCAAGCAGGTACCGAGCAATTTCCACCCGCTCAGTGCCGACGAAATCCGCACCGCTGGGCAACCGTCTGAGTCAGGCAGTGTGCTGCCCCGGCAGGAACCCGGTACGCGCCCAGCCTGCCCCCTCCCCTACGAACTATCAGCCAACGGTCGGCTGAACCAACAAACGAACACGTTCGACATCAGCCTGTCGGCGGGGAACGAACGGTTTGGTAAACGAGCCGCCGGGGCACCGTTCATGCTCTACAATATGGCTGACCATTCCGTGCGTGACTACGCGCTAACGCCGGGCACGCATCTGTTCGACTCATTACCCCTTGCGGCCGATGGTACGTACGCGTTTCGTGTGTATGGGCCAAACGGTTTCTTCCGCGACTTTACGGGCAACTCGCTGGCACTGATGCCCACAATCTCGGTGGCGCTGGCCCCCAAAAGCGCTACGCCTGAATTGCAGATTCGCCTGACAAACCCCAATCCGACACAGCCCCTGCTTATCGAACTGAGCGACGAATCGTACCGGACCGAGAAGCAACAGGTTACACTGGCCGGTGGCCGGTCTGCGCTGATACGCTGGCCACTGAGCGACAGCCGGGGCTGGTATGATTTCTCGATTCGCCCATCTGGACCCGGCACCAATGCTACGGGGCATCGCTTTGCCGGGCGGGTCGAAACGGGCGCGGAAACCATCAGCGACCCGGCGATGGGGTGA